The following proteins are encoded in a genomic region of Planococcus lenghuensis:
- a CDS encoding GNAT family N-acetyltransferase, producing MTELKRIDQLDMATVEKLVGESEAEGYRFLRRLVDEYESGKNTFKASGEVLYGVWNEEGQLIAVGGLNRDRFSDDDRTGRLRRFYVSENARRQGIGSQLLNAIVKHARSSFDVLVLRTDSESADGFYFANGFTREAAKPEVTHRLVMKEQS from the coding sequence ATGACAGAATTGAAGCGGATTGACCAGCTGGATATGGCAACGGTGGAAAAACTGGTTGGAGAAAGCGAAGCAGAGGGGTATCGCTTTTTAAGGAGACTTGTGGATGAGTATGAGTCCGGGAAAAATACATTCAAAGCATCCGGAGAAGTCCTGTATGGTGTCTGGAATGAAGAAGGGCAACTGATTGCAGTAGGAGGACTGAACCGGGATCGGTTTTCGGACGACGACCGGACAGGCAGACTGAGAAGGTTTTACGTATCGGAAAATGCCCGGCGTCAAGGCATAGGCAGTCAGTTGTTGAATGCCATCGTCAAACACGCCCGGTCATCGTTTGATGTGCTCGTGCTGCGGACAGATTCTGAGAGTGCGGACGGATTTTACTTTGCAAATGGATTTACACGGGAAGCGGCAAAACCGGAAGTGACGCATCGGCTGGTAATGAAAGAGCAGTCATAG
- a CDS encoding MarR family winged helix-turn-helix transcriptional regulator translates to MDPRVKEAVNLFEEVMIYGTEQVLKSMDPHFWQEYSPEQLQLLKLLQREGRLTSGRLAALQAVHKSAISGRTKKLLQKGLIRIVETPDRRSRLFELTPEGQQLVGQAEEMTHEYVQQLFIRHVEDEEIEQFLQIFRKLKTIIKTEGAE, encoded by the coding sequence ATGGATCCGCGAGTCAAAGAAGCGGTGAATCTTTTCGAAGAAGTAATGATTTATGGAACCGAACAGGTTTTGAAAAGCATGGATCCGCACTTCTGGCAGGAGTATTCACCGGAACAGCTGCAGCTTCTTAAATTACTCCAAAGAGAAGGGCGGCTCACGTCAGGTCGGCTGGCCGCCCTGCAGGCCGTACATAAAAGTGCGATTTCAGGCAGGACGAAAAAATTGCTCCAGAAAGGGCTGATCCGGATTGTTGAAACACCGGACCGGCGCTCCAGGCTGTTTGAACTGACGCCGGAAGGGCAGCAGCTTGTCGGACAGGCAGAGGAAATGACGCATGAATATGTGCAGCAGCTCTTCATCCGCCATGTAGAGGATGAGGAGATTGAACAATTTCTGCAGATTTTCCGGAAATTAAAAACGATTATAAAAACAGAAGGAGCAGAATGA
- the abc-f gene encoding ribosomal protection-like ABC-F family protein → MVVTQFQQITCHLAAQKLFNGLRGEIGEGQRIGLVGRNGEGKTTLLNVLAGKLKPAEGTVTWKKGSTVGLLKQSPDAPDHKCIEEILREVFSKLTALQLRLEEMEKRMAASDAAEAERLLIKYGTLQEEFMQNGGYEIDMRIDQVLNGLKIHELKQKEWGMLSGGERTKVGLAKLLLQAPDLLLLDEPTNHLDLMSIEWLASFISHHSGAVLIVSHDRYFLDETAQFIWELDQGDLIVYKGNYSAFVKEREARLLNEFRQYQDQQKKIKKMKESIKRLRDWANRSNPPNAALYRRAKSMEKALARIEVLDRPMITKKQMALEFDVQDRSGTDVLQLHDVWKAFGDRVLFYDVSMHIRCGERAAIVGPNGTGKSTLLGLLIGAEKADAGEVRIGSGLSVGYLSQHTLEMADSRSVIEEFRDAVPVAEYDARHLLAKFLFFGNMVFQPVQSLSGGERMRLRLAQLMHRNHNLLILDEPTNHLDLEAKEVMEEALAEFPGTILAVSHDRYFLDKLFPVTYWLENQELERFEGSYSAVREKKKEPAALH, encoded by the coding sequence ATGGTCGTCACACAATTCCAGCAAATTACTTGTCACTTGGCTGCACAGAAACTTTTCAATGGCCTTAGAGGTGAGATCGGGGAAGGCCAGCGGATCGGATTGGTCGGCAGAAATGGAGAGGGAAAAACCACGCTGCTGAATGTATTGGCCGGTAAACTGAAACCGGCTGAAGGAACCGTCACTTGGAAGAAAGGGAGCACCGTCGGCTTATTAAAACAGTCCCCGGATGCTCCGGACCATAAATGTATAGAAGAGATTCTTCGGGAAGTGTTTTCAAAACTTACCGCTCTTCAATTAAGGCTGGAAGAAATGGAAAAGCGAATGGCCGCCTCAGACGCTGCAGAAGCTGAGCGTCTCTTAATCAAATACGGCACCCTTCAGGAAGAATTCATGCAAAACGGCGGTTATGAGATTGACATGCGAATTGATCAAGTGCTGAATGGCTTGAAAATCCATGAATTGAAACAAAAAGAGTGGGGAATGCTCAGCGGCGGTGAACGGACAAAAGTCGGGCTGGCGAAACTATTGCTGCAGGCGCCTGATTTATTATTGCTCGATGAGCCGACCAACCATCTCGATCTCATGTCCATTGAATGGCTTGCCAGCTTTATCAGCCATCACAGCGGCGCAGTGCTGATCGTTTCCCACGATCGCTATTTTCTGGATGAAACTGCGCAATTCATATGGGAACTTGATCAAGGGGATCTCATTGTATACAAGGGAAACTATTCCGCTTTTGTAAAGGAGCGGGAGGCCCGGCTGCTCAATGAATTTCGGCAGTATCAGGATCAGCAGAAAAAGATCAAAAAGATGAAAGAATCCATTAAACGGCTGCGGGACTGGGCAAATCGGTCAAATCCGCCTAATGCGGCGCTTTACCGCCGTGCAAAGAGTATGGAAAAAGCACTTGCCCGAATTGAGGTGCTGGACCGGCCAATGATAACGAAAAAACAGATGGCGCTGGAGTTTGATGTACAGGACCGGAGCGGTACAGATGTTCTTCAGCTTCACGATGTCTGGAAAGCGTTTGGAGACCGGGTGTTGTTTTATGATGTCTCCATGCATATCCGCTGTGGGGAACGTGCGGCCATTGTCGGTCCGAATGGGACAGGGAAATCGACTTTGCTTGGACTGCTGATTGGAGCAGAGAAAGCAGATGCTGGGGAAGTGCGTATCGGAAGCGGTTTGTCAGTAGGCTATCTGTCGCAGCATACACTGGAGATGGCTGACAGCCGGTCGGTCATTGAGGAATTCCGCGATGCCGTGCCGGTGGCAGAATACGATGCCCGTCATCTCCTGGCAAAATTTCTATTCTTCGGAAACATGGTGTTCCAGCCTGTACAGTCCCTGAGCGGGGGAGAACGAATGCGACTCCGGCTTGCACAGTTAATGCACCGGAATCATAATCTGCTCATTTTGGATGAGCCGACGAATCATTTGGATCTGGAAGCGAAAGAAGTGATGGAAGAGGCACTGGCTGAATTCCCCGGCACGATCCTGGCTGTCTCACACGATCGGTATTTTCTCGACAAGCTGTTTCCGGTGACGTACTGGCTGGAAAATCAGGAGCTGGAGCGCTTTGAAGGCTCCTACTCAGCTGTCCGGGAGAAGAAGAAAGAGCCGGCAGCGCTGCATTAA
- a CDS encoding NAD(P)H-dependent flavin oxidoreductase, translated as MITLKTDLCALLDINYPIIQAGMAGGSTTPELVAAVSRAGGLGTLGAAYMEPDAIHKAVDRIRGLTNKPFSVNFFASHPADDFSRTEEVQEVLKPFRTALGLGEPAASYSSPDRRFAQFNACLDLNIPVISTAFGLLEDDWMEQAKRQGIKVIVMVTTVEEALAAESAGADAVVAQGTEAGGHRGTFSLAEHPNGAQIGLMSLVPQTADALRIPVIAAGGIVDGRGLAASLILGASGVQAGTLFLTATEAGTHPAHKNAIFAATEESTAVTTSFSGRPARGIRNRFIEEFESTGVAPLPFPSQNTLTKELRAAAAKEGHAGMMSLWAGQSVRALKSEASAEAIIQRLVREAEAVTGNV; from the coding sequence GTGATTACACTGAAAACTGACCTTTGTGCATTACTGGATATTAATTATCCGATTATCCAGGCTGGCATGGCCGGCGGATCGACGACCCCTGAACTGGTGGCTGCTGTCAGCAGAGCAGGCGGGCTTGGGACACTTGGAGCGGCTTACATGGAGCCGGATGCCATCCACAAAGCCGTGGACCGAATCCGCGGATTGACGAATAAACCTTTTTCTGTAAATTTTTTCGCTTCGCATCCGGCTGATGATTTCAGTCGGACGGAAGAAGTTCAGGAAGTGCTGAAGCCATTTAGAACAGCATTGGGACTGGGGGAACCGGCAGCTTCCTATTCATCTCCTGACCGCCGGTTTGCCCAATTCAATGCTTGCCTGGATTTAAATATTCCTGTGATCAGTACAGCGTTCGGCCTGTTGGAAGATGACTGGATGGAGCAGGCAAAACGGCAGGGAATAAAGGTAATTGTAATGGTGACGACGGTGGAGGAAGCATTGGCAGCTGAGAGTGCGGGGGCGGATGCGGTTGTGGCTCAAGGCACAGAGGCAGGCGGGCACAGAGGAACATTCTCGCTTGCCGAACATCCAAATGGTGCTCAGATCGGCCTTATGTCGCTGGTGCCACAGACAGCGGATGCGCTTCGTATTCCGGTGATTGCAGCGGGAGGTATTGTGGATGGCCGGGGGTTGGCCGCATCCCTTATATTGGGTGCATCCGGCGTGCAGGCTGGAACTTTGTTTCTGACAGCCACAGAAGCCGGTACCCATCCGGCTCATAAAAACGCTATTTTTGCTGCCACGGAAGAAAGTACAGCGGTCACAACGAGTTTTTCAGGACGGCCCGCCCGTGGCATCCGCAACCGGTTCATTGAAGAATTTGAAAGCACAGGAGTAGCTCCGCTTCCATTCCCCTCTCAGAACACGTTAACAAAAGAGCTGCGGGCTGCTGCAGCTAAAGAGGGGCATGCTGGCATGATGTCGTTATGGGCTGGCCAGTCGGTCCGTGCGCTTAAGTCTGAAGCTTCTGCTGAGGCGATTATTCAGCGGCTTGTCAGGGAAGCGGAAGCTGTCACCGGTAATGTTTGA
- a CDS encoding MMPL family transporter codes for MHSILKFKWLIAAALIILTAVLFVLAPNLTQQAEEAGTFQLSDEAASQRAADILEEAGAADQTISLVLALDGELDEETRSMIETLVNDIEGLEEPITSVLNPVESADLEEQLVSEDGRTVLIPVTIDGTNEEVNAIADEIRSQLIPSDLTAYITGQAIISSDVNASAQEGLERTEIITVVLIFVLLLAVFRSIITPFVPLVAVGITYLLSQSIVAFLVDWFGFPVSNYTQIFLVAILFGIGTDYCILLLSRYKEELAAGHSVEDAIVNTYKTAGRTLLISGLAVFIGFTAIGFAEFPIFKSAVAVAVGIAVLMLVLYTIVPFLMALLKEKLFWPSKKSAAHQDSKLWVLLSKLSVNRPLLSMLVVAVITVPLLFTYGNELSFNTVDEIGSEYESVQGLRAIEEGFGQGDSLPVQVLINAEESLATAETIPYAETVAEEIEQLEGVESVRTVTRPTGESIEDFYVTDQVGLVSEGITEAAGGLEEVQSGLTEIQDNLTAISEQAGNTDGLNNAAASLGQLNTQLGQVTQGLQATSNIEQTAGALTQISGGLTELQQGLEEAAAGSGELAGGLTQIAEGVGSANSGLTEIAAGLTEAADLLQAISDSESARDTGLYIPEDALEGEDFVPVLDRYYFGEETGLMFEVILSENPYSPEAIDITENIKAAVERSVANTPFEDAELAFSGISSINSDLRDISSADFTRTVTIMLISLFVVLAILFRSLIMPLFMIGSLLLTYYTSVSITELIFVEGFGYDGISWAVPFFGFVMLVALGVDYSIFLLDRFREEAVRGAAVGQALHISMAKMGTVIITAAVILAGTFGAMIPSGVLSLVQIASIVVTGLLLYGLIVLPLLIPAISISFGDGLWWPFRRKRKD; via the coding sequence ATGCATAGTATATTGAAATTCAAGTGGCTCATAGCGGCTGCACTTATTATCCTGACAGCCGTTCTGTTTGTGCTGGCGCCGAATTTAACACAACAGGCGGAAGAAGCGGGAACATTCCAGTTATCGGATGAAGCCGCTTCTCAGCGGGCTGCTGATATTCTTGAAGAAGCAGGAGCGGCCGATCAAACCATTTCACTTGTCCTTGCCCTTGACGGGGAGTTGGATGAGGAAACGCGAAGCATGATTGAAACATTGGTGAATGATATTGAAGGACTGGAAGAACCGATCACATCCGTACTGAATCCGGTTGAGAGCGCTGACCTGGAAGAACAGCTGGTGTCAGAAGACGGCCGGACGGTGCTGATTCCAGTTACAATAGACGGGACAAACGAAGAAGTGAATGCTATAGCGGATGAGATTCGCAGCCAGCTGATCCCGAGTGATCTGACTGCTTATATCACAGGGCAGGCCATCATCAGCAGTGACGTGAATGCAAGCGCGCAGGAAGGATTGGAACGGACCGAGATCATTACGGTCGTACTGATTTTCGTACTGCTTCTGGCGGTGTTCCGTTCGATTATTACGCCGTTCGTCCCATTGGTTGCGGTGGGGATTACGTATTTGCTGAGTCAGTCGATTGTGGCATTTTTGGTTGACTGGTTCGGTTTCCCGGTATCAAACTATACACAGATCTTCCTGGTGGCGATTTTATTCGGCATCGGTACCGACTATTGTATTTTGCTTCTCAGCCGGTATAAGGAAGAATTGGCCGCAGGTCACTCGGTGGAAGATGCAATTGTAAACACATATAAGACAGCAGGGCGGACGCTGTTGATCAGCGGACTCGCTGTATTCATCGGTTTTACTGCAATCGGGTTTGCGGAATTCCCGATTTTCAAGTCGGCAGTTGCCGTCGCAGTCGGGATTGCCGTCTTGATGCTTGTGCTGTATACCATTGTCCCTTTCCTGATGGCTTTGCTGAAAGAAAAGTTATTCTGGCCATCAAAGAAATCCGCTGCGCATCAAGACAGCAAATTATGGGTGTTGCTCAGCAAATTATCGGTTAACCGACCGCTCCTATCGATGCTGGTCGTCGCCGTCATAACGGTTCCGCTGCTTTTTACATATGGCAATGAGCTGTCGTTCAATACAGTCGATGAAATCGGTTCCGAGTATGAATCGGTACAAGGATTGCGTGCTATTGAAGAAGGATTCGGCCAAGGGGATTCGCTCCCTGTGCAAGTGCTTATTAATGCGGAAGAATCATTGGCCACAGCTGAAACTATTCCTTATGCCGAGACAGTAGCTGAAGAAATTGAGCAGCTGGAAGGTGTTGAGTCTGTCCGGACAGTCACCCGGCCGACAGGTGAATCGATTGAAGACTTTTATGTGACGGATCAAGTCGGATTAGTTTCCGAAGGCATTACAGAAGCGGCTGGCGGCTTGGAAGAAGTGCAGAGCGGCCTGACAGAGATTCAGGACAATCTGACTGCTATCAGTGAGCAGGCCGGCAATACAGACGGACTGAACAATGCGGCGGCTTCCCTTGGCCAGCTGAACACCCAGCTCGGTCAAGTGACGCAGGGGCTGCAGGCCACAAGCAATATCGAACAGACAGCCGGTGCACTGACGCAAATCAGCGGCGGTCTCACTGAGCTGCAGCAGGGACTTGAAGAAGCTGCTGCAGGCAGCGGAGAGCTGGCGGGCGGTCTTACTCAAATCGCTGAAGGTGTCGGTTCTGCAAATAGCGGGTTAACGGAAATTGCAGCCGGCCTGACAGAAGCGGCTGATTTGCTTCAGGCGATCAGCGATAGTGAAAGCGCGCGGGATACCGGTCTGTATATACCGGAAGATGCATTGGAAGGAGAAGATTTTGTGCCAGTGCTAGACCGGTATTACTTCGGAGAAGAGACGGGCCTGATGTTCGAAGTGATTCTATCGGAAAATCCGTATTCACCGGAAGCGATCGATATCACGGAAAACATTAAAGCCGCTGTGGAACGCAGTGTGGCAAATACACCATTTGAAGATGCAGAACTTGCATTCAGCGGGATTTCCAGTATCAACAGTGACCTGCGGGATATTTCATCTGCTGACTTTACACGGACGGTTACCATTATGCTGATCAGTTTATTTGTTGTGCTGGCCATCCTGTTCCGGTCGCTTATCATGCCGCTGTTCATGATCGGATCTCTATTGCTGACTTACTATACGTCTGTATCTATTACAGAACTGATCTTTGTTGAAGGATTCGGTTACGACGGAATCAGCTGGGCAGTTCCGTTCTTCGGATTCGTTATGCTCGTAGCACTCGGCGTCGACTATTCCATTTTTCTGCTGGACCGGTTCCGGGAAGAAGCGGTCCGGGGAGCCGCAGTGGGACAAGCATTGCACATATCCATGGCGAAGATGGGGACAGTTATCATTACGGCCGCTGTCATTCTGGC
- a CDS encoding GrpB family protein: protein MEVLPYDPRWKSRFSEEAEALRVVLGDQCLAVHHIGSTAVEGLAAKPVIDLMPTVKDIHEIDKLNRQFESLGYEVKGENGIPGRRYLQKGGDARTHHVHIYEAGSPEIRRHLAFRDYLRKHPAEAEVYGNLKLQLAAAFPWSIEQYIAGKEAVATSIEKRALAEFGGEKHFMD, encoded by the coding sequence GTGGAAGTTCTGCCATATGATCCGCGGTGGAAAAGCCGATTCAGCGAAGAAGCGGAAGCATTAAGGGTCGTGCTGGGCGATCAGTGTCTGGCAGTTCACCATATTGGCAGCACAGCAGTCGAAGGGCTGGCGGCTAAACCGGTTATCGATCTTATGCCCACAGTAAAAGATATCCACGAGATAGATAAGCTGAATCGGCAGTTTGAATCGCTCGGTTATGAGGTGAAAGGGGAAAATGGCATTCCCGGGAGACGCTATTTGCAAAAAGGGGGAGATGCACGTACACATCACGTGCATATCTATGAAGCAGGAAGCCCTGAAATCCGCCGCCATCTCGCTTTTCGCGATTATTTACGGAAGCATCCGGCGGAAGCCGAAGTCTATGGCAATCTGAAACTCCAGCTGGCGGCGGCCTTCCCGTGGAGTATCGAGCAGTATATTGCCGGAAAAGAAGCGGTTGCGACGTCAATTGAAAAAAGAGCTTTGGCTGAATTTGGCGGCGAGAAACATTTCATGGACTGA
- a CDS encoding AI-2E family transporter: MTSRLWFQAGVGIALALLIIFLATQVEMIFSPIITIISAIIIPIVLGGVLFYLTYPLQRFVESRFRFPRWASIATVIVTILIAIAIFITLIGPAITEQVTRLTEAAPRITNQIQGYIDYLLNQRNRLPGNTEQYLSNFTDNIGSWTGNIGNWLWSFTVNLAQGIFYIILAPFFLIYMLKDHEKFAPFVAKFFTGERRVWIRKTLHDIDRTLKAYIQGQILVSFLVGILLLIGYWIIGLDFALILALLGMLLNLIPFLGPYLAAAPAMGIAFLQEPIMALYVAIIMFVAQQIEGALITPNVMGNALNVHPLTVIAIILAAGSLFGFFGIIVAVPVYAVIKDIVRNLYAQRQEISETAARDVDGEP; encoded by the coding sequence ATGACCAGCAGATTGTGGTTCCAGGCGGGGGTCGGCATAGCGCTCGCACTTCTGATTATCTTTTTAGCCACTCAGGTGGAAATGATTTTCAGTCCGATTATTACCATTATCAGTGCCATTATTATTCCTATAGTTCTTGGAGGGGTATTATTTTATCTGACCTATCCGCTTCAGCGCTTTGTGGAAAGCCGCTTTCGGTTTCCGAGATGGGCTTCGATCGCTACGGTGATTGTCACCATACTCATAGCTATTGCGATTTTCATTACGCTGATCGGACCGGCTATCACTGAACAGGTGACCCGGCTGACAGAAGCGGCACCGCGGATTACCAATCAGATACAGGGCTATATTGACTATCTGCTGAATCAGCGGAACCGGCTTCCAGGGAATACCGAACAATACTTATCCAATTTTACGGATAATATCGGCTCCTGGACCGGAAACATCGGCAATTGGCTCTGGAGTTTCACCGTTAATCTCGCACAAGGGATCTTCTATATCATACTCGCCCCGTTTTTTTTGATTTACATGCTGAAAGATCATGAGAAGTTTGCTCCATTCGTCGCAAAATTCTTTACAGGGGAGCGCCGGGTCTGGATTCGGAAGACATTGCATGATATTGATCGAACATTGAAAGCATATATCCAAGGACAGATTCTTGTCAGTTTTCTTGTTGGTATCCTGCTATTGATCGGTTATTGGATTATCGGTCTTGACTTTGCCCTGATTCTTGCGTTGCTCGGCATGCTGCTGAATCTCATCCCATTCCTCGGGCCGTATCTGGCGGCAGCGCCTGCAATGGGCATCGCGTTTCTGCAAGAGCCGATCATGGCGTTGTATGTCGCGATCATCATGTTTGTCGCCCAGCAGATTGAAGGCGCCCTTATCACACCAAATGTCATGGGAAATGCGCTCAATGTCCATCCGCTCACTGTCATTGCGATCATTCTTGCTGCAGGAAGCCTCTTCGGTTTTTTCGGAATCATCGTAGCAGTACCCGTATATGCAGTGATTAAGGATATCGTCCGGAACCTCTATGCCCAGCGGCAGGAAATTTCTGAAACAGCTGCACGGGATGTGGACGGAGAGCCGTAA
- a CDS encoding CAP domain-containing protein — MKKLFLAVLLLTAAMLSKPLWEDEAKQLTAFEFLAPLQEAAEGAKELTRRVTEQSAVLPAPAAPHDLDPTEAVFAIGNVTLGMTKEEAQAEVGLPLRLMQNEYGTRWHSYHQDYQNFMLLSYDENARVNGMFTNQDMFVSAKGITMNSTREEVRGLLGAPLEYLQKGNIQYLFDSKDQYDVFRTEDAYITIFYDLHEKNTVTAVQVISDDLENQRPAIYAMPDEQLKEGYEMLLFELTNSARIQRGLPLLAWDEDTRAVGRKHSVEMAENSYFSHTNLAGLSPFERMQAGGVEFYLAGENLAYGQYSSIFAHEGLMNSAGHRENILKPAFRYLGVGVSFNKEAQPFFTADFFDK; from the coding sequence ATGAAGAAGCTGTTTCTGGCTGTGCTGCTGCTTACGGCAGCCATGCTGTCAAAACCGCTGTGGGAAGATGAGGCCAAGCAGCTGACGGCGTTTGAATTTCTCGCTCCGCTTCAGGAAGCGGCAGAAGGAGCTAAAGAATTGACCCGCCGGGTGACTGAGCAGTCAGCGGTGCTGCCTGCGCCTGCCGCTCCTCATGACCTGGATCCGACAGAAGCTGTATTTGCAATTGGCAATGTGACGCTTGGTATGACAAAAGAGGAAGCGCAGGCCGAAGTCGGCTTACCGCTGCGCCTTATGCAAAACGAGTATGGAACACGCTGGCATAGTTATCACCAGGATTATCAGAATTTCATGCTGTTATCATATGATGAGAATGCACGGGTTAATGGCATGTTCACAAACCAGGATATGTTCGTGTCCGCAAAAGGCATTACAATGAACTCGACCCGGGAAGAGGTTCGCGGCCTGCTTGGCGCGCCGCTTGAGTATTTGCAAAAAGGCAATATCCAATACTTATTCGATTCAAAAGATCAGTATGATGTGTTCCGTACAGAAGATGCCTACATTACGATATTTTATGATTTGCATGAGAAGAATACGGTAACGGCTGTCCAGGTCATCTCCGACGATTTGGAAAATCAGCGGCCTGCCATCTATGCAATGCCGGACGAACAGCTGAAAGAAGGCTATGAGATGCTGCTGTTTGAATTGACGAATTCAGCCCGTATTCAGCGGGGGCTCCCGTTGCTGGCATGGGATGAAGACACACGGGCGGTAGGCCGGAAACACAGTGTGGAAATGGCGGAAAACAGCTATTTCAGTCATACGAATCTGGCGGGATTATCACCGTTTGAACGCATGCAGGCAGGTGGTGTTGAGTTTTACTTAGCAGGCGAAAATTTAGCTTACGGGCAGTACAGCAGCATCTTTGCCCATGAAGGCCTGATGAATTCTGCCGGACACCGGGAAAATATCCTGAAACCGGCGTTCCGCTACCTGGGCGTTGGCGTGTCATTCAATAAAGAAGCCCAGCCGTTTTTCACAGCCGATTTTTTTGATAAATAA